A single region of the Cereibacter sphaeroides 2.4.1 genome encodes:
- a CDS encoding acyl-homoserine-lactone synthase translates to MIFIIDSLNLREHADIVKDMFRLRKRVFADRLGWDVQISQGMERDRFDDLDPAHVVSVDDEGRVVGCMRLLQTTGPHMLSDVFSSILDGEPPLRSATLWEATRFCVDTDRLVSGRARNSIAYVTSEVMIGAFEFAMSAGVTDAVAVIDPVMDRVLKRSGNAPQGYVGTPKPMGKVTALAALMDCSEERVKRIRDFAGIYHDVTQPQTVIA, encoded by the coding sequence ATGATCTTCATTATCGACTCGCTCAACCTCCGCGAGCACGCAGACATCGTGAAGGACATGTTCCGGTTGCGCAAGCGCGTTTTTGCGGACCGTCTCGGCTGGGACGTTCAGATTTCGCAGGGCATGGAGCGCGACCGCTTCGACGACCTGGATCCGGCTCACGTCGTGAGCGTGGATGACGAGGGCCGCGTGGTCGGCTGCATGCGCCTGCTTCAGACGACGGGCCCGCACATGCTCTCCGACGTGTTCAGCTCGATCCTGGACGGAGAGCCTCCGCTGCGCAGCGCAACTCTCTGGGAAGCCACGCGCTTCTGTGTCGACACCGACCGCCTGGTTTCGGGCCGCGCCCGCAATTCGATCGCCTATGTCACGAGCGAAGTGATGATCGGCGCCTTCGAATTCGCCATGTCGGCGGGTGTGACCGATGCGGTCGCCGTGATCGATCCGGTGATGGACCGCGTGCTGAAGCGGTCGGGCAATGCGCCGCAGGGCTATGTCGGCACGCCGAAGCCGATGGGCAAGGTGACGGCTCTGGCCGCGCTGATGGACTGCTCGGAAGAGCGTGTGAAGCGCATCCGCGATTTCGCCGGCATCTACCACGACGTGACGCAACCGCAGACGGTCATCGCCTGA